The Cellulomonas flavigena DSM 20109 DNA segment GGGCCGCGGGTCCTCCGGGGTCCCGGGGTCGGCCGCCTCGGGCACGCGACCGGCGACCCAGCGGACGGGGTCCGCGGGGTCCGACGGCGTGCTGACGGTGACGAGACGCGTGGCGAGCACGACGCCGTCCGGCCCGCCGTCCGCGAACGCGCTGCGACCGTCGAGGACCGTGCGGTAGGGCGCGGAGCGGCCGACAGCGGTGGCGGGCAGCATCAGGTCCACCTCGGCGTCGATCCACCGCGCCTGCTGGACCAGCTCGTCGAACGGTGCACCGGGGGGTGCGGCGTCGCTCGGCGAGGCACCCCGCAGGGTCACCCCGGCGTCGGCGCCGGCGTGGGCGACCGCCGTGCGCAGGGCCTCGTCGGCCGTGCGGTCGAGCAGGCGCGGCGCCGCGAGCAGCGCGAGCAGCGCGCCTGCCAGGAGCAGCGCGGTGCCCAGCAGCAGGCCGGCGTCCTGCCGGGCGCGGCGGCGCGGGAGGAGCAGCGCGGCCCCGGTCGTCGCGCGGGTCCGCGTGGCGAGCACGGTCATCGGTCGTCCCCCATCCGCAGCGCGGCTCCCGACGTGCGGCGCACGCCGAGCACGGCGACGAGGGCGGTGACGGCGCACGCGGCGGCGACGACGCCGAGGGTGCGCAGCGACTGCGTTCCCCAGCCCCACACGAGCCAGGGCTCGGGTGCGGGCGTGCGGCCGTCGGGCGACATCGTCAGCAGCGGGGCGACCGCGGCGGCCAGCCCGTAGCCGGCCGCGAGCCCCGCGAGGGCCCCCACCGTGACGAGCAGCGTGGTCTCGGCGAGCAGCCCTCCGACGAGCCCGGCACGCGAGGCGCCGAGCGCCTGGAGCCGTGCGAGCTCCAGGCGGCGCGAGCGCAGCGACGCGGCGGCGACGGCGCCCGTGCCGACGAGCACGAGCAGCACGGCGGACACCGCGACCAGCGACACCGCGGTCGGGACCGCGACCCGTACGGGCCCGGTGAGCGCGTCGTGCCGCTCGGCCGCCCGTGTCGTGACGTCGGCGTCGACGCCCGCGAGGTCGGCGGCGAGCGCAGCGGTGGTGGTCGCCGGGGCCGCGACCCACCAGGAGTCGAGCAGGTCCGTGCGGCCGCCCGCGGTGAGCACGGCCCGCGAGAGTGTCGTGCGGTCGACCACGACCCCGATCCCGCGCGGCACGCCCGGGACCTGCTCGACGAGCCGCTCGACCTGGAGCGGGACCGACACGCCGGCCACCGTGATCGTCAGGCCCTGCCGCGTCTCGAGGACGTCGAGCACCGACTCGCTCACGGCGGCGGGCACGGTCCGGGGGAGCGGCCACGCGGCGCTGAGCACGCGCACCGGCGGGGTGCCCCACGTGTCGACCTTCATCGTGCCGGTCACGTGCCACGCGCCCGGGGCACCCACCGGTACGAGCTCCGGGGCGCCCACGGTGCTCTCGCCCTGCGTGACGACCCCGGTCCAGCCGTCGAGGCGCAGCGGCACGGGCTGCGCGGGTGCCTCGTGGACGTCGAGCTCCCTGCCGATGCCGGCCGAGCGCGGGACCGCGCGCAGTGACGTCAGGGTGGTCCGCACGGGCACCAGGCGGGAGTCGGTCGTCAGGACGCTCTCGGGCTCGTGGACGCTCACGGTCAGGTCGGTTGCCACGACACGCAGCCGGTCGGCGACGGGCACCTCGAGCACGACCTCGAACGGCCTCCCGAGCGGCGCGGTGCGCGGCGGGAGCTGCGTGAGGACACCCTGGTCGTCCTCGACGCCGAGGCCCAGCACCGCGGTGCCGCTGAGGAAGGGGTCGGTGTCGACCGAGCCCGTGAGCACGAGCCACTGCGTGCCGGCGGGCAGCTCGGTCCCGACGGTCGTCGACGGCTCGTCGGCGTGCAGCCCGGCGACCACCTCGCGCCACGGGGTGGTCGAGCGCCCCCGCAGGTCCTGAGGACGGGACGCGTCGAGCGCGACCAGCCTGCCGCCGACCCCGCCCGTGTTGCCCCGCGGGCCCATCCCGACCACGCGGTCCGTGACGGGCTGGCCGTGCGCGTCCGGGTACGCGGCGGTCGCGGCGGCGAGCGCGGCCGACGCGGCGAGGGGGTCCTCCTCGATGGCGTCGGCCCGCAGGTCGGTGCCCAGCGCGAGGTCGACCTGCTCGACCTGGGACGTGCGCCAGGTCGCCGCGAACGCGGCGCTGAACGTGCCGGCCGCGACTGCGACGACCACCACGAGCACGGTGCCGGTGGCCACCGCGGACCGCCGTGCCACCTGCCAGGCCGCGAGCGGCAGCACCAGCGAGCGGGCGCCACGCGCGAGCCGTTCGCCGGCGCGCGCGACGGGCGCGACGAGGCGCAGCGCCACCGTCGCCGCCGCGAGGCACACCAGCGCGGGACCGGCGACCAGCACGGGGTCCAGCCGCGGGCCGTCGGCGCCGCGCGTCAGCGGCGAGCCGTAGGCGACGAGCTGGCCCAGCGCCAGCGCGCCCAGCACGAGGAGCGCGAGGTCACCGCCGACGCGCAGCAGTCCGCCGTGCACGGAGCGCGACGTCGACCCCGCGGTGTGCCACGCGGGCACGCACAGCGTGACGGCGAGAGCGACGGCGATGGCGCCGCAGGCGAGCAGCACGCCGCCCGGCACGCCCTCCGGCACGGTGTAGCCGGCCTCGGCCGGCGGGCCCGAGCGGGTCACGACCGCCAGCGCGCCGCGCGCGAGCCACGGGGAGACGAGCCACGTGAGGGTCGCCAGCACGAGGGCCTCGAGCAGCACCGTCGAGCGCAGCTGCGCAGGAGACGCGCCGCGGGCTGCGAGCAGCTCGGCCTCCCCGGCTCGCCGTTCCGCGAGCAGGCGGGCCGTCAGCAGCAGCACGGTCGTGGCCAGCGTGCCCAGCAGCAGGCCGATCGTCACCACCGCGGCGCGCGTCACCACCAGCTCGCGCCACGTCGCGTCGATCGTCGTGTCGACGTCCGTCTGCAGCCGTCCGCTGACGGGGCCGGTCAGTGCGTCGGAGAGGATCCGCGCGCCGTCGTCGACCTGCGTGCGCAGCGCCGCCACCGCGTCGGCCGTCGACGCGGCGAGGTCGGGCTCGACCACGAGGTAGGCGGTGTCGACCATCTGGGGCCTGGTGAGGACCGCGGGGTCGACGACGAGCGGTCCCCACGCGGTGGTGCGGATCAGACCGGCCGACCCGGGCAGGTTGAACCCTGCGCTGCGTCCCTGGCCGCGCAGCCGGTCGCGCGACCAGGCGCTGCGCGGACCCGCGGGCTCGTGGGTCCCGACGACGACGAACGCGTCGCCGTGCTCCTCGCCCCACGGCCGGGCGTGGACGGTGCTGCCGACCTCCCACCCGAGCGCCTGCGCGGCGACGACCGGGACGTTCACCTCGACGCGGCCGTCCGCGTCGGTCGAGGCGGCGGGCCAGCGTCCGCTCGCGAGGCGCACGAGGTCCTCGTCGTCGTGGGGGAGTGCAGCGAGGTACGTCAGCTCGGGTGGGACGCCGAGCTCGGTCGGCAGCGCGCGCAGCCCGCCGATCAGCCACGTCCGCTCGGTGGTCGGGACGTCCCCCGTGATGCGGGCGAGGCCGTCGCGGGCCCTGTCGAGCGCCGGCTCGACGTCGTCCCCGCGCACCCACAGCGTCGCCTCGAGGTGCGTGCGCTGCGGGTCGAGCCGGCTGATGGCCTGCGGCACGGCGTCGCGCTCGGCGACGTGCAGCAGCCCGGCGAGCAGGCCGACGAGGGTCGCGGACGCGACCGCCACGAGCGTGACGACCAGCACGACCGGGGCCTGGTCCTGACCTCGGCCGCGCAGCAGCCGGCCACGCCATCTCATGGTGCTCCCTCGTCGTCGGTCGTGCGGGGTGGGTGGACGTCAGGCGTCGACGAGGCGGCCGTCGGCGAGGTTCACGACGCGGTCGGCCAGCGCGACCATCACCGGGTCGTGCGTCGAGACGATCGCGGTCATGCCCTCGGCCTCGACGACGGCCCGGATGAGCGCCATCACCGCCCGGCCCGTCTCGGAGTCGAGCTGGCCCGTGGGCTCGTCGGCGATGAGCAGGCGCGGGGAGTTGGCCAGCGCGCGGGCGATCGCCACCCGCTGCTGCTGACCGCCGGAGAGCTGCCCCGGGCGCTGGCGGGCGTGCGGGCCCAGTCCCACGAGGTCGAGCAGCAGCTCGACGCGGGCCTCGCGCTCCGCGACGGGCGTGCGTCGCATCCGCAGCGGGACGCCCACGTTCTCCGCGGCCGTCAGCACGGGCACGAGCCCGAAGGTCTGGAAGACGAACGCGACGACGTCGCGGCGCAGCGCGACCAGGCCCTTCTCGTCGAGCGACGACACCTCACGGCCCGCGACGACGACCCGGCCGCCGTCCGGGCGGTCGAGCCCGCCGATCGTGTTGAGCAGCGTCGTCTTGCCCGAGCCGGAGCGGCCCACGAGGGCGACGAGCTCGCCCGGCGCGACCGTGAGCGAGACGTCGCGCAGCGCGTGGACCGCCGCGTGGCCCGAGCCGTACGTGCGGTCGACGTGCTCGACGACGACGAGCGGCGCGTCGGCCGCGCTCCCGGCGCCGCGGCGGTCGGTCGTGGTGGCGGTCATCGGGCTCTCCGTCCGTGGCTCGGGTGCTGCGGGTCGGTCGCGGCGGGCGGGGCGTCGTGGCCCGGCCGATCGTGACCCGGCCGGTCGTGACCGGGGCGCACCGCGACGTGGGACTGCTCGAGCGTGAGCCGCACCCGCCCGACGAGCTCGAGCGTCTCGCGGTACTCCCGCGGCAGCTGGACGCGGCCCGCGCGGTCGAGCACCGCGAACTCCTCGGCGACCTCGTGCTCGGTGCCGTCGTCACGCGTCGCGGTGCGGCGCAGCACCTCGGTGCTCGTGCGGCCGTCGCGGATCTCGACCGTGCGCTGCACGTGCTCGCTCACGCTCGGGTCGTGGGTCACCACGACGACGGTCGTGCCCAGGTCGCGGTTGACCGCGCGCATCGCCTCGAGCACGTCGTTCGACGTCGCGGTGTCGAGCTCGCCCGTCGGCTCGTCCGCGAACAGCACACGCGGGGAGTTGGCCAGGCCGACCGCGATCGCGACACGCTGCTGCTCGCCGCCCGACATCTGGCTCGGCCGGCGGGCCGCGCAGTACGCGACGCCCAGCACGTCGAGCAGCGCCGCGGCCTCGCTGCGCCGCTGCTTGCGGGGGCGCCCCGCGAGCGCCATGGGCAGCTCCACGTTCTCCGCGGCCGTGAGGTAGGGCACGAGGTTGCGCGCGGTCTGCTGCCACACGAAACCCACGGTGGAGCGCCGGTACTCGACGCGCTCGCGCGCCGTCATGGTCATGAGGTCCCACTCGCCGACGCGCACGTTGCCGGCCGTGGGCACGTCGAGCCCCGACAGCACCGACAGCAGCGTCGACTTGCCGGACCCGGACGCCCCCACGACGGCCACCAGCTCGCCCTCGTCGACCAGCAGGTCCAGGCCCTGCAGGGCCTGCACCTCGATGCCCTCCGCCTGGTAGATGCGGACGAGGGACTCGCACACGATCAGCGACGTCCGCCCGAACGCCTCGGGACGCGCCCGCGCGCGTTCCTCCAGCGTGGCCAGACTGGTCGGGGGTGCGTCCTGCACCGTCGGTCCGTCGTCCATGGTCTGCTCCCTCTCGGTCACCGCTCACCCACCCGCAGCACGTCGCCCAGCCGGTCCCGCCGCCGCACGGCCTGCTCCACCGCGACGGCCACCACGAGCGCGACCGTCAGCGCGGTCACCGCCGCGACCACGGGCCACCACGTCAGGACGACCGTCGTCCCGGTCGGTTCACCGGTCAGTCTCTGCAGGCCCAGGGCGTCCCCGACGAGCAGGGGCACGCCCAGCCCGATCACCGCACCGCCTACGAGCCCGCCCAGCACCAGCGGCGCGAGCTCGCCGAGCGTCGCCCAGCGCGCGGTCCGCGCGTCGAGGCCCAGCGTGCGCAGCGCCGACAGCGTGCGGCCGCGCTCGCGGGCCGTCGCGACCACCACGAGCGCGAGCGCCAGCACGGCCAGCGCGGCCAGCACCCCCACCGACGCGAGGAACAGGGTCGTGAGCGCCGACGTCAGCGGCGCCTGCGACCAGGCCCGCCACCACCCGTCGCGCGTCGTCACGACGATGCCCGACCGGTCCTCGGGGGGCACGCCCGCGGCCTCGACGGCCGCCACGGCGCCCGGACCCGCGACCCACGCACGGTCGACGCTCGGCGCCTGGTCGGCGACGCGCGCGAGCAGCGCGCGGTCGACCACGACCAGCCCGTCGTCGTCGCCGACGGTGTCGGTGATGCGCGCGTCGAGCGTCGGCGCGCCGGCGTCGGGGGTGAGCCCGGTGGTGCCGCGCACGTCGAGCCGCAGCGTGGCGTTGAGCGCCGACACGATCGCCTCGGTGCCCGACGTCCCGGTGCCCTGCGTGCCGGCCCCGAGCGTCCCGGACCGGGCGAGCAGGTCGGCGCTGACCAGCGCGGGCACCGTCCCGGCCGGCCCGGGCTCGCCGAGCGCGGCGAGACCGTCGTCGACCGGCAGGCCCGCCGCGGCGCGGACCTGCGCGAGCTCGGCGGCGTCCACCACCAGCAGGGTCGCCGTCAGGCCGGTGCGCTCGCCGAACGTGCGCCGGGGGATCTGCGCGCCGGTGGCGAGCGTCGTCACGCCGGGGGCCTGCGCGACCGCCTCGAGGACGTCCCGGCCGCTGAACGTGCCGAGCCGCCCGTCCAGGCGCACGGGCGCGCCGACGAGCTGGTCGGCGGCGGCCTGCTGTCCGACGCGCACGGTGTGCACGAGCGTGCCCGACAGCACGACGAGCGCGACGCACACCGTGACCGTGAGCAGCGGCACGACCGCGGTCGTCGCGCCGTGCGCGCGGGCGACGGCCAGCGGTGCCGCCAAGCCGCGTGAGCGCGACGCCCCGCGGCCCGCCCACCGGACCACGGCGGGGGAGACCCGCACCACGACGAGCGCCGCGGCGGACGCGACCAGCACGGGCGCCGCCGCGAGGAGCGGGTCGACCTCACCGGCCGACAGCGGCACGAGCCCGCGACCGCGCACCGACACGAGCGCGCCGGCGGCGAGCAGCACGGTCGAGACCTCGACGACGACGCGCCGAGCGCGCCGGCGGGCCTGCTGCGCGGCGCGGGCCCGGCGGTCGGCGGGCACGCGGCGGCCGTTCCACGCGCCGACGGCCTCGCGGGCCGCGAGCGCCGCGGGCGCGAGCGCGGCCACCGTGGCGACGGCGACGGTGAGGAGCGCGGACCCCGGCTGGTCGTGCAGCGGCACGAGCACGACGACGCCGGCGAGCAGCGCTGCCGCGAGAACGACCGGCACGGACTCCACCAGCCCGCGAGCCGCGACCGACGCGATCGACGCGCCCCGGGCACGTTCCGCGGCGAGGAACGGGCGGCGGCGCGTGACGAGCAGCGACGCCGCGAGCACGAGGCACAGCGCGGCCGCGGACGCGACGCCCGCCACGACGAGCGAGCTCTGCGCCCGGGCCGCGGACATGCGGGCGTCGAAGGCCTCGACGACGCCCGGCAGGCCACTGGTGAGGCGCCCCGAGCGGGCCGCCAGCGCCTCGATCGTGTGCACCACGTCGTGCACGCCGGCGACCGTCAGGCCGTCCGTCCGCACGGCGGCGCGGGCCGACGCGGCCACGCCGAGGGTCCCGAGCACGTGGACCATGTCCGGCACCGACGCCCGGGGGACGTAGGCGGACGTCTGCAGGCGGGTCTCGGCGCCGACCGGTGACGTGACGGCCGCGAGCAGGCCGGGCCGGCCGGCCCACAGCGCGTCCTGCGGGTCGACGGGCTCGTAGAGGCCCGTCACGACGATGTGGTTCCAGCCGCCGGAGGTCTGGCGCCGCGCGGTGAACGGCCCGTCGTCGATGCTGACGCCGAGCGCCTCGGCCGCCGCGACGCTGAGGCCCACCTGCACCGACCGGGGGCCGTCGTCGCCCAGCACGCGGCCGTTCTGCTGGTCGTCCGGCACGGCGGTCGGCTCGGTGCCGGCCACCCAGCGCACGGCGGGCTCGGTGTCCCGCAGGCGCCCGACGTGCACGAGGTCGAGGGAGAACGCGCCGGCCGGTGTGCGGACGGTCGCGGGCGCGCCGACGACCGTGGCGACCGGCATCTCGATGACGTCGCCGAGCTCCTGGCCGAGGAAGCCGGCCGCCCCGTACGCCTCCAGCTCCGGGTCGAGCGGCCCCATGCGGTCGGGGTTCGCGACGGGCACGGCGACGAGGTCCGCGTCGCGGCCCGCGGCGCGCACGGTCTCCTGCACCGCCTCGTCCGCGGTGCGCTCGACCAGGCGCGGGACGCCGAGGGTGAGCACGAGCGTGACCAGCAGCAGCAGGGCCGTGCCGACGAGCAGCGACCGGTCCTGCCCGGCACGTCGCTGCGTGACCAGCAGCGCGTGGGCCGTCGTCGCGCGGACGCGCGTCCCGAGGGTGCTCATCGGTCGTCCCCCAGTCGCAGCAGCGCGCCGGACGCGCGTCGTACCAGCACGGTGGCGAGCAGCGCGACCACCGCGCACCCGGCCAGCGCGAGGCCCGCGGTGATCGCGAAGGTCTCCTCGGCCTGCCAGTCGACCACGGGCGCGGGCACGGGTCTGCGGCCGTCCCCGGACACCGTGAGGACGGGCGCGACGACGCGCGACAGCCCGTACCCGATCAGCGCACCCGTGCCGGCCCCGAGGAGCACGAGCAGCGCGTGCTCGCCGAGCAGCCCGCCGACCAGCGAGCGGCGCGACGCGCCGAGCGCCTGCAGCCGGGCGAGCTCGAGCCGGCGCGACCGGACCACGGCCGCCGCGCTCGACCCCAGCCCGACGAGCACCAGCATCGCGGTCGCCGCGGTCACGAGCGACAGCGCTGCGGGCACCGTCACGCGCAGCGGACCGGCCACGGCGGCGGCGCGCTCGGTGCTGCGCACGGTGGCGTGGCCCCCGGTGGCGTGCGCGACCGCACCGGCGAGGTCCGCGGTCTGCGCCGGGGGTGCGGCCAGCCACCAGGCGTCCAGGAGCGGGTCCGTACCGGCCGCCTCGGTCACGACGCGGCCCAGCGCGGTGCGGTCCACCAGGAGCGCCGGGCCGCGCGGGGCCCCGGGGACGTACGGGACGACCGCCTCGACGTACACGTCCACCTGCGCGTCGCCGATGCGCATCACGAACCCGGCGCCGTCCCGGAGGTCCGCGCGCTCCGCGAGCGACTCGGTCACGACCGCGCGGACCCGCTCCTGCGCGGGCCAGGCGTGCGCGACGAGCCGGCCCGTCGAGGCGTCCAGCGTGCTCATGTCGAACAGGCCGTCGAGCACGAGCGCGTCGGCGGGCAGCCCCGACGGCGCCGGGGCCGTCGCCGCACTCCCGACGAGCACGTCGCGGACGACCCCACCGCTCGTCGCGGAACCCTCCCACGGGGCCCCGGAGAGGTCGACCGGGGTGCCCTGCGCGGCCGCGAGCGTCGCCTCGTCGGGCGTCCCGGCGTCCACCGAGCGGTCCAGCACGCGCACGTCGTGCACCGCGAGACCGATCTGCCCGAGCTTGTCGCGGGGGCTCGTCGCCACGGCGACCTCGAACGGGGTGCCGTCGAGCGCGACGACGAACGACGCGGCGACGACGCGCAGGGGACCGCGCGCGCGGGGCACCTCGAGGGCGATGTCGACCGGCTCGCCGAGGAGCAGCTCCGGCGTGGCCAGCCAGGCACGCGCGCCGGCCTCGTCCTCGACCGCGATCCGCAGGTACGCCCGGCCGCTCGCCTCGGGCGCGGAGCCGGGGGTCACGCGCGCGAGCAGCCACTGCGGATCGCCGGGGAGCTCGGTGCCGGTGGCGGTGCGCTCCGGGGCCCGTGCCGAGCCGGGAGGGTGCGGCAGGTCCCGCACGACGTCCTCCCAGGGCTCCGGGCCGCGCCCGCGCAGCAGGTCGGGCGTGCTCGCGTCGACGCCGATGACCCGGGCGTCGATCGCGGACGAGCCGCGGTCCGCACCGAGCGCACGGCCGACGCCGACGTTCCGCACGACGACGGGCTGCAGCACCGCGTCACCGGGAGCGTCCGCCAGCGCGCCGCGGACGTCGGCCGAGACCACGAGCGGCTCGCCGCGCGCGCCCTCGATGCGCGCGTCGGTGCCCAGCGCGAGGTCGACCTGCTCGAGCTGCGACAGGCGCCACGTCGCGAGGAACGCGTGGGAGAACGTGGCCGCGGCCACCGCGAGCACCACCACGAGGATCGTGCCCGTCGCGGCGGCGGGGCGCCGCGCCACCTGCCATGCGGCGAGCGGCACGACCAGCGTGGTGCCCCGGCGCGCGAGCGCGTCGGCGCCGCGGCCGACGGGGCCCACGAGGCGCAGCGCCAGGACGGCCGCGGCGAGCGTGACGAGCGCGGGGCCCAGGACGAGCACGGGGTCGAGGCGGGGGCCGTCGGCACCGCGGGTCAGGGGCGCGCCGTAGTCGAGGAGCTGCCACAGGGCGACGCCGCCGAGCGCCACGAGCGCGACGTCGGCGCCCGTGCGCACGAGGTGCGCGTGCGCGCTCGCGTGGGAGGAGCCGCTGACGTGCCAGGACGGCACCACCAGTGCGACGGCCAGCACGGTCGCGACCCCGGCGCACGCGAACCACACCGCCGGTGGCACCCCAGGCGGTGCCGTCAGGCCGGCCGCGCTCATCCCCCCGGTGTCGGCGAGCCGCGCGAACAGCGCGCGCGCCGCCCACGGCGCGGTGCCCGTGACGAGCACGGCGAGCAGGGCCGCCTCGAGCACGGCCAGCGAGCGCAGCTGCGCGGGCGACGCGCCGCGCGCGGCCACGAGCTCGCCCTCGGCGGCGCGCCGTTCGCCGAGCAGGCGCGCGGCCTGCAGCATCACGGTGGTCGCCAGCACGGCCAGCAGCAGGCCGACGACGACCACGCCGACGCGCGTGACGGTCAGCTCGCGCCAGGCGGCGTCGATCGTGGTCCCGAGGTCGGTGCGGATCGACCCGCTGACGCCGACGTCGGTGAGCGCGGCGGACAGCCGGACCTGGCCCGACGTCAGCGAGTCGCGCGCGGTGGCGAGCGCGCCGCGGGGCGCACCCGTCAGGTCGGGGAGCACGAGCAGGTGCGCTCGCTCGGTGACGCCGGGGCCCAGCAGTGCCTCGGGAGCGACGACCACGGGTCCCCAGAGGTCCGTGACGAGCTTGCCCAGCGTGCCGGGCACCGGGTACGCGGCGTCGTGCCCCGCGCCGCCCAGGGGATCGCGCGACCACGACGCGGGTGGGCCCGTGATCTCGTGCGTGCCGACGACGAGCCAGGTGTCCTCCGCCTGCCCGCCGAGCGTCCGCACGGGGACCTCGGTGCCGACGGCCCAGCCGTAGCGTTCGGCGGCGACGCCCGGCACGTTGACCAGGAGGCGTCCGGCGTCGTCGCGCGCGGCGTCCGGCCACGTACCGCTGAGCAGCTCGGTCTGGTCGGGGACGAGCGGTGTGCTCGCCGGGTAGGCGAGGGGTGCCACGGGTGCGCCCTCGACGCGCGGCAGCGACCAGGTGCGGCCGGTCAGCCACGCGGTGCGCTCGGTGGGGACGTCGCCCAGCATCGCGGCGAGGGTGTCGCCCGCGGCGTCGAGCGCCGTCTGCGTGTCCTTGTTGTTGACCCGGATCGTCGCCTCGAGCGTGATCGCGGAGTCCGGGAGCCGGCCGAGAGCGGCATCGACGGCGTCGTCGCCGGTGGCGTCCAGCAGCAGCGCGAACGTGCCGAGCAGCGTCGTGGCGACGAACGTCACGAGCGCGACCGTCGCCAGGACGGTCGCCTGGTCACGCAGGCGTCCGAGCAGGACCTGCGTCCGCCACACCATGTGCCCGCACCTCGTCCTGCGTCGCCGTCAGCCGCCCGGTCGGGCGGCTGACGGCGATGCTAGGCGAGGTAAAGCCGCAGGTGGGCGGGCCTCCGACACCCGTTCGAGTGACACGAAAGGTTGGGGTCCCGACGGGGTGATCTCACCCCTTCGGGTGCTTCCCGGCCCACGACGCCGCCGGGTGTCCCCGCCCTGGTCAGGCCTGCGGCGGGCGCGTCATCGCGAGCACGTCGAGCGCCGTGTCGAGCTGCTCGAGCGTCAGCTCGCCGCGCTCGACGAACCCGAGGTCGAGCGTCGCCTGGCGGATCGTCACGCCCTGCTTCACGGCGTGCTTCGCGATCTTCGCGGCGTTCTCGTACCCGATCGTGCGGTTGAGCGGTGTGACGATCGACGGCGAGGACTCGGCCAGCGCGCGGGCGCGCTCGACGTTGGGCGTGGTGCCCGCGACCGTCCGGTCGGCCAGCACGCGCGACGCGTTCGCCAGCAGCCGGATCGACTCCAGCACGGCCGAGGCGATGACGGGGATCTGCACGTTGAGCTCGAACGAGCCGCTCGCGCCCGCCCACGCGACCGTCGCATCGTTGCCGACGACGCGCGAGCACACCATGAGCACGGCCTCCGGG contains these protein-coding regions:
- a CDS encoding FtsX-like permease family protein, whose translation is MRWRGRLLRGRGQDQAPVVLVVTLVAVASATLVGLLAGLLHVAERDAVPQAISRLDPQRTHLEATLWVRGDDVEPALDRARDGLARITGDVPTTERTWLIGGLRALPTELGVPPELTYLAALPHDDEDLVRLASGRWPAASTDADGRVEVNVPVVAAQALGWEVGSTVHARPWGEEHGDAFVVVGTHEPAGPRSAWSRDRLRGQGRSAGFNLPGSAGLIRTTAWGPLVVDPAVLTRPQMVDTAYLVVEPDLAASTADAVAALRTQVDDGARILSDALTGPVSGRLQTDVDTTIDATWRELVVTRAAVVTIGLLLGTLATTVLLLTARLLAERRAGEAELLAARGASPAQLRSTVLLEALVLATLTWLVSPWLARGALAVVTRSGPPAEAGYTVPEGVPGGVLLACGAIAVALAVTLCVPAWHTAGSTSRSVHGGLLRVGGDLALLVLGALALGQLVAYGSPLTRGADGPRLDPVLVAGPALVCLAAATVALRLVAPVARAGERLARGARSLVLPLAAWQVARRSAVATGTVLVVVVAVAAGTFSAAFAATWRTSQVEQVDLALGTDLRADAIEEDPLAASAALAAATAAYPDAHGQPVTDRVVGMGPRGNTGGVGGRLVALDASRPQDLRGRSTTPWREVVAGLHADEPSTTVGTELPAGTQWLVLTGSVDTDPFLSGTAVLGLGVEDDQGVLTQLPPRTAPLGRPFEVVLEVPVADRLRVVATDLTVSVHEPESVLTTDSRLVPVRTTLTSLRAVPRSAGIGRELDVHEAPAQPVPLRLDGWTGVVTQGESTVGAPELVPVGAPGAWHVTGTMKVDTWGTPPVRVLSAAWPLPRTVPAAVSESVLDVLETRQGLTITVAGVSVPLQVERLVEQVPGVPRGIGVVVDRTTLSRAVLTAGGRTDLLDSWWVAAPATTTAALAADLAGVDADVTTRAAERHDALTGPVRVAVPTAVSLVAVSAVLLVLVGTGAVAAASLRSRRLELARLQALGASRAGLVGGLLAETTLLVTVGALAGLAAGYGLAAAVAPLLTMSPDGRTPAPEPWLVWGWGTQSLRTLGVVAAACAVTALVAVLGVRRTSGAALRMGDDR
- a CDS encoding ABC transporter ATP-binding protein, with the protein product MTATTTDRRGAGSAADAPLVVVEHVDRTYGSGHAAVHALRDVSLTVAPGELVALVGRSGSGKTTLLNTIGGLDRPDGGRVVVAGREVSSLDEKGLVALRRDVVAFVFQTFGLVPVLTAAENVGVPLRMRRTPVAEREARVELLLDLVGLGPHARQRPGQLSGGQQQRVAIARALANSPRLLIADEPTGQLDSETGRAVMALIRAVVEAEGMTAIVSTHDPVMVALADRVVNLADGRLVDA
- a CDS encoding ABC transporter ATP-binding protein, with amino-acid sequence MDDGPTVQDAPPTSLATLEERARARPEAFGRTSLIVCESLVRIYQAEGIEVQALQGLDLLVDEGELVAVVGASGSGKSTLLSVLSGLDVPTAGNVRVGEWDLMTMTARERVEYRRSTVGFVWQQTARNLVPYLTAAENVELPMALAGRPRKQRRSEAAALLDVLGVAYCAARRPSQMSGGEQQRVAIAVGLANSPRVLFADEPTGELDTATSNDVLEAMRAVNRDLGTTVVVVTHDPSVSEHVQRTVEIRDGRTSTEVLRRTATRDDGTEHEVAEEFAVLDRAGRVQLPREYRETLELVGRVRLTLEQSHVAVRPGHDRPGHDRPGHDAPPAATDPQHPSHGRRAR
- a CDS encoding FtsX-like permease family protein, whose amino-acid sequence is MSTLGTRVRATTAHALLVTQRRAGQDRSLLVGTALLLLVTLVLTLGVPRLVERTADEAVQETVRAAGRDADLVAVPVANPDRMGPLDPELEAYGAAGFLGQELGDVIEMPVATVVGAPATVRTPAGAFSLDLVHVGRLRDTEPAVRWVAGTEPTAVPDDQQNGRVLGDDGPRSVQVGLSVAAAEALGVSIDDGPFTARRQTSGGWNHIVVTGLYEPVDPQDALWAGRPGLLAAVTSPVGAETRLQTSAYVPRASVPDMVHVLGTLGVAASARAAVRTDGLTVAGVHDVVHTIEALAARSGRLTSGLPGVVEAFDARMSAARAQSSLVVAGVASAAALCLVLAASLLVTRRRPFLAAERARGASIASVAARGLVESVPVVLAAALLAGVVVLVPLHDQPGSALLTVAVATVAALAPAALAAREAVGAWNGRRVPADRRARAAQQARRRARRVVVEVSTVLLAAGALVSVRGRGLVPLSAGEVDPLLAAAPVLVASAAALVVVRVSPAVVRWAGRGASRSRGLAAPLAVARAHGATTAVVPLLTVTVCVALVVLSGTLVHTVRVGQQAAADQLVGAPVRLDGRLGTFSGRDVLEAVAQAPGVTTLATGAQIPRRTFGERTGLTATLLVVDAAELAQVRAAAGLPVDDGLAALGEPGPAGTVPALVSADLLARSGTLGAGTQGTGTSGTEAIVSALNATLRLDVRGTTGLTPDAGAPTLDARITDTVGDDDGLVVVDRALLARVADQAPSVDRAWVAGPGAVAAVEAAGVPPEDRSGIVVTTRDGWWRAWSQAPLTSALTTLFLASVGVLAALAVLALALVVVATARERGRTLSALRTLGLDARTARWATLGELAPLVLGGLVGGAVIGLGVPLLVGDALGLQRLTGEPTGTTVVLTWWPVVAAVTALTVALVVAVAVEQAVRRRDRLGDVLRVGER